The following proteins are co-located in the Pedobacter sp. FW305-3-2-15-E-R2A2 genome:
- a CDS encoding PAS domain S-box protein, producing the protein MELSFEIQLQNYKRRISNILESFTDAFFELDSNWVVTYWNKEAERLLLKSREDMIGKNIWEVYAEAIPLKFYTEYHRAVIENIAVRFQEYFEPLKMWIEVAAFPSGEGLSVYFKDITAHKLATEQLQKEKQRYLDLFNLSPLPQWVYDFETLAFLDVNEAAINHYGYTRAEFLQMTINDIRPAEDLDRLRMILSNKISLGNSNRVAVRHCKKNGELIYVTVEGNSVWFEDKEARLVLAIDHTEQIKVEQALVASEKRFKAMVQDGSDLIAIIDMDGKYKYVSPTSLRILGINATELIGKNVFDLMHPDDKKATVKDFQHLKYQKQLQLLPFRFKNAEGEYRWIETIITNMVDDPTIEGMICNSRDITDRIESKIKMEESISRYNIVSKATSDVIWDWNILTGTIIWNKGIQGIFGYDKTIFTREWWRIKIHPDDLDRILTEFELVIKHKKARLQIEYRFRCMDGSYKSVLDRSFVLFDENGEPVRMIGSMQDITERITYLHAIESQNSRLKEIAWIQSHEIRAPLARIMGLIDLLDDFSTSNDKKNCIQHLKTSSQELDAAIRNIMQNIV; encoded by the coding sequence ATGGAGTTAAGTTTTGAAATACAATTACAGAACTATAAACGTAGAATTTCAAATATATTGGAAAGTTTTACGGATGCCTTTTTTGAGCTCGACTCGAATTGGGTGGTTACTTATTGGAATAAGGAAGCAGAGCGTCTTTTGCTGAAGTCCAGGGAAGACATGATTGGCAAAAATATTTGGGAGGTGTATGCGGAAGCAATTCCGCTAAAATTTTATACAGAATACCACCGTGCGGTAATAGAAAATATCGCTGTGCGGTTCCAGGAATATTTTGAACCGCTTAAAATGTGGATAGAGGTGGCTGCGTTTCCTTCTGGCGAAGGTCTTTCCGTTTATTTTAAAGACATCACCGCACATAAACTCGCTACAGAACAATTGCAGAAAGAAAAACAAAGATACCTGGACCTGTTTAATTTAAGTCCACTTCCACAATGGGTATATGATTTTGAGACTTTAGCCTTTTTAGATGTAAACGAGGCCGCAATCAATCACTATGGATATACCCGGGCTGAATTTTTACAGATGACCATTAACGACATCCGCCCTGCCGAAGACCTGGATAGACTTCGGATGATTCTCAGCAACAAGATCAGTCTGGGAAACAGCAACCGCGTTGCCGTACGACATTGCAAAAAGAACGGAGAGTTGATTTATGTAACCGTGGAGGGTAATTCTGTTTGGTTTGAAGATAAAGAGGCCCGTTTGGTATTAGCAATCGATCATACCGAGCAGATTAAAGTAGAACAGGCACTCGTGGCCAGTGAAAAAAGGTTTAAAGCCATGGTCCAGGATGGCTCTGACTTAATTGCAATTATTGATATGGATGGGAAGTATAAATATGTGAGTCCTACTTCTTTGCGAATATTGGGCATCAATGCCACTGAGCTCATCGGAAAAAATGTATTTGATCTGATGCATCCCGACGATAAAAAGGCAACAGTCAAAGACTTTCAACACCTAAAATATCAAAAGCAACTTCAACTTCTTCCATTCAGGTTTAAAAACGCGGAGGGCGAATACCGATGGATAGAAACCATTATCACCAATATGGTCGACGACCCGACAATAGAAGGAATGATCTGCAATTCCAGAGACATTACGGATCGGATCGAAAGCAAGATCAAAATGGAAGAAAGCATTAGCCGGTATAATATCGTATCTAAGGCAACGAGTGACGTCATTTGGGATTGGAATATTTTAACAGGAACCATCATCTGGAATAAAGGAATACAAGGCATCTTCGGATACGATAAAACTATTTTTACACGCGAGTGGTGGAGGATCAAGATTCATCCAGATGACCTTGACCGGATATTAACGGAATTTGAACTGGTGATCAAACATAAAAAAGCCAGATTACAGATCGAATACCGTTTCCGTTGTATGGATGGATCCTATAAGTCGGTGCTGGATCGTTCTTTTGTACTATTTGATGAGAATGGAGAACCGGTCAGAATGATTGGATCGATGCAGGACATTACGGAAAGAATCACGTATCTGCATGCCATTGAATCTCAAAATAGCCGTTTAAAAGAGATTGCATGGATACAGTCTCATGAAATCCGCGCTCCTTTAGCCAGAATCATGGGCCTGATAGATTTACTAGATGATTTCTCAACAAGTAATGATAAAAAAAATTGCATCCAACACCTTAAAACCTCCTCTCAGGAGTTGGACGCTGCGATTAGGAACATCATGCAAAATATCGTTTAG
- a CDS encoding helix-turn-helix transcriptional regulator produces the protein MMKNRIRLYRKEKGLTQAVFAKILQVTQYKFRSLENGKVLPSQDLAIKIAQILEVSIDEAFFIEENRC, from the coding sequence ATGATGAAAAATCGCATACGGCTCTATCGAAAAGAAAAAGGGCTCACGCAAGCGGTATTTGCAAAAATACTACAAGTAACACAATATAAATTCCGTAGCTTGGAAAATGGAAAAGTATTGCCCTCTCAGGACCTGGCTATAAAGATTGCACAAATACTGGAAGTTTCCATCGACGAAGCTTTCTTCATTGAAGAAAACCGTTGCTGA
- the porV gene encoding type IX secretion system outer membrane channel protein PorV, translated as MNVKSLVVILGVSLIVNPATVALKAQVNAQVLTNGSQTTNVITAVPFLLIVPDARTGGMGDAGVASLPDVNAMAINPSKLAFLENKYGVSGSYSPWLNSLKADINLAYLSGYYRVSDRNTLGASLRYFSIGKVQLFDNNQQDLGFYSPNEFAVDFTFSRKFGETFSLGTALRYIRSNLSSGNFSSSQNSKAGNALAVDASAYLRKPTHFFGKDALLAFGVNISNIGTKMSYNDNVEKFFLPTNLKIGAASTFMLDELNEITVALDLNKLLAPTQPIYDSNGQIMKGKDPNRSVPAGIFGSFSDAPGGIGEEFREMSIATGLEYTYHKQLALRCGYFYENPDKGDRRYFTLGGGFNYQSMRIDLAYMIAETKNSPMSNTLRFSLIFSPGQILKDSTEK; from the coding sequence ATGAATGTTAAGTCTTTAGTAGTTATTCTTGGGGTTAGTTTAATCGTAAATCCTGCGACAGTAGCGCTAAAGGCGCAAGTGAACGCTCAGGTGCTGACCAATGGGAGCCAGACCACAAATGTAATTACTGCAGTTCCCTTTTTATTGATTGTCCCGGATGCGAGGACAGGGGGAATGGGGGATGCAGGGGTAGCCAGTTTGCCGGATGTAAATGCAATGGCGATTAATCCTTCAAAACTAGCATTTTTAGAAAATAAATATGGCGTTTCCGGTTCATACAGCCCCTGGTTAAATAGCCTGAAGGCAGATATTAACCTGGCTTATCTGAGCGGATATTATAGGGTCAGCGACCGCAATACGCTGGGCGCCTCATTAAGGTATTTTTCCATCGGTAAAGTGCAGCTGTTTGACAATAACCAGCAGGACCTGGGATTTTATAGTCCAAATGAATTTGCTGTTGATTTTACCTTCTCCAGAAAATTTGGGGAGACCTTCTCTTTAGGAACGGCACTGAGGTATATCCGTTCGAACCTGTCGTCGGGAAATTTTTCTTCAAGTCAAAACAGTAAGGCAGGAAATGCTCTTGCTGTGGATGCTTCTGCTTATCTCCGTAAACCAACCCATTTCTTTGGCAAAGATGCCTTGCTCGCCTTTGGCGTCAATATTTCCAATATCGGAACCAAAATGAGTTACAATGATAATGTAGAGAAGTTCTTTCTTCCTACCAATCTTAAGATAGGAGCAGCGTCTACTTTTATGCTCGATGAACTGAACGAGATTACGGTGGCTCTCGACCTGAATAAACTCCTGGCGCCCACGCAACCTATATACGACAGCAATGGACAGATTATGAAAGGTAAAGATCCTAACAGATCTGTTCCGGCAGGGATTTTTGGTTCTTTTTCGGATGCACCAGGTGGCATAGGAGAGGAATTCAGGGAAATGAGTATCGCAACCGGATTGGAATACACTTACCATAAACAACTGGCATTGCGTTGCGGCTATTTTTATGAAAATCCTGATAAGGGAGATCGCCGCTACTTTACCCTCGGAGGAGGATTTAACTATCAGTCGATGAGGATAGATCTGGCTTATATGATCGCAGAAACAAAGAATAGTCCGATGTCAAATACCTTAAGGTTTAGCCTGATCTTTAGTCCGGGGCAGATTTTGAAAGATAGTACTGAAAAATAA